One region of Roseicitreum antarcticum genomic DNA includes:
- the kdsA gene encoding 3-deoxy-8-phosphooctulonate synthase yields MTVSKITDTRRVAIADFQVGGALPFGLISGPCQLESLDHARMIAEGLAQACAPTGTRFVFKASYDKANRSSLGAERGVGIDAGLEILGRIREEFGCPVLTDVHAADQCARAAEVVDILQIPAFLCRQTDLLFAAGETGRVINIKKGQFLAPWDMANVAAKVASTGNENILLCERGTSFGYNTLVTDFRGLPTMAASGYPVVFDATHSVQQPGGLGSSSGGQREFAPVLARAACAVGVSMVFIETHEDPDRAPSDGPNMIPLDQMQGLISDLSAFDRLTKGQMIR; encoded by the coding sequence ATGACCGTGTCCAAGATCACCGATACCCGCCGCGTTGCCATCGCCGATTTTCAGGTGGGGGGCGCGCTGCCCTTTGGCCTGATCTCGGGGCCGTGTCAGTTGGAATCCCTGGACCACGCGCGGATGATCGCCGAAGGGCTGGCGCAGGCATGTGCCCCCACGGGCACACGCTTCGTGTTCAAGGCAAGCTATGACAAGGCTAACCGCTCCAGCCTTGGGGCAGAGCGCGGGGTAGGGATCGACGCGGGGCTGGAAATACTCGGCCGCATCCGGGAAGAATTCGGCTGTCCGGTCCTGACCGATGTGCATGCCGCCGATCAATGCGCCCGTGCGGCCGAGGTGGTCGATATCTTGCAAATCCCCGCCTTTCTGTGCCGCCAGACGGACCTCTTGTTCGCCGCAGGCGAGACCGGGCGGGTCATCAACATCAAGAAGGGGCAGTTTCTGGCGCCCTGGGACATGGCCAATGTTGCGGCGAAGGTCGCGAGCACCGGGAATGAGAATATTTTGCTGTGCGAACGGGGTACGTCGTTTGGCTATAACACGCTGGTCACAGATTTTCGCGGCCTGCCGACCATGGCGGCCAGCGGCTATCCGGTAGTGTTCGACGCGACGCATTCGGTGCAGCAACCCGGCGGCCTTGGTAGCAGCAGCGGCGGGCAGCGGGAATTCGCGCCGGTTCTGGCGCGGGCCGCCTGCGCGGTGGGGGTCAGCATGGTGTTTATCGAGACGCATGAAGACCCGGACCGCGCGCCCTCGGACGGACCAAACATGATCCCGCTGGACCAGATGCAGGGGCTGATCAGTGATCTGTCGGCGTTTGACCGGCTGACCAAGGGGCAGATGATCCGCTGA
- a CDS encoding TRAP transporter large permease subunit produces the protein MEVVFLAVLVLMMMFTLGIGFPVAFALPGSAILTIGLAAGSGLIFAGDSSAYFANGTATEWLSAGVTNFRGVYWEADRDTLIAIPLFVFMGIMLQRSKIAEELLVTMAKLFGGLPGGLGISVVVVGALLAATTGIVGATVVAMGLISLPAMMRNNYSQSLATGTVLASGTLGQIIPPSIVLIILADQLSSAVDQAGQMRLAEYREATGEFSMPSELAVVPTSAGDMFMGALIPGLVLVGMYIVYILCYALLRPQNAPSVPIEGRMDRQFWIDVIFAIVPPLLLIVLVLGSIISGVATVTQAGAVGAAGATVMAGYKLHGGARKYWPVAISIVSLAAIWALGNAYNLNVRQLETSGDHVGVYMAVAVVAALLLALGWSTLRTYRVDETLRAVMLETAKTSALVFIILLGAAMLISAFRGFGGEHLVKDYLTGLPGGFWGQFIIIMAVIFLLGFFLDFIEIAIVVVPIVAPILLMNPEANVTAIWLGVMIGLNIQTSFLTPPFGFALFYLRGVADKSVKTLSMYKGVIPFILMQLGALVIVGYVPPLVNYLPARISLLSENAPPPRNPRLQYCVEQLLADQIPAQEVAVRALMADVAAVDLAMLPQGRQRDIARALAGYDESFPLLATFEATSDDIAAASPAYRPQHQEVRAIRREVDRLQRQAEALDLQRTRTRAETPAADQTRARLTARIEALTQEIAAIRATIPEGWEAAEDAFQALNRAEQDARRAFRSAAEQSYMAIRDTAAEIAAAGEFEALIPEVEALVARVGTGEDPEVLADALRALESQASAQAGGETLRSALSDLRGAISGRRASPEAAMELAPQALSVAQAEAAWRMQAQPTALPALAALEAETRHTLGLREQQRLERNTALSVARCLSQHRDISLSF, from the coding sequence ATGGAAGTCGTGTTTCTGGCCGTTCTGGTCCTGATGATGATGTTTACCTTGGGCATCGGTTTCCCGGTAGCATTCGCCCTGCCCGGGTCGGCCATTCTGACCATCGGCCTTGCCGCCGGGTCGGGCCTGATCTTTGCGGGCGACTCCAGCGCCTATTTCGCCAATGGTACCGCGACCGAATGGCTGAGCGCGGGGGTGACGAACTTCCGCGGGGTCTACTGGGAGGCCGACCGCGACACGTTGATCGCGATTCCGCTGTTCGTCTTCATGGGGATCATGCTGCAACGCTCCAAGATCGCTGAGGAGTTGCTGGTCACCATGGCGAAGCTTTTCGGCGGGCTGCCCGGCGGGCTTGGTATTTCCGTCGTGGTGGTGGGCGCGCTTCTGGCCGCGACCACGGGGATCGTCGGCGCGACCGTGGTGGCGATGGGGCTGATCTCGCTGCCAGCCATGATGCGCAACAACTACAGTCAGTCGCTGGCCACCGGCACAGTGCTGGCATCCGGTACGCTTGGCCAGATCATCCCCCCCTCCATCGTGCTGATCATTCTGGCCGATCAATTGTCCAGCGCAGTCGATCAGGCGGGCCAGATGCGGCTGGCGGAATACCGCGAGGCGACGGGCGAATTTTCCATGCCGTCAGAGCTGGCAGTCGTGCCTACCTCGGCGGGGGACATGTTCATGGGCGCGCTGATTCCCGGGCTGGTCCTGGTTGGGATGTATATCGTGTATATCCTGTGCTATGCGCTGCTGCGGCCTCAAAACGCCCCGTCAGTCCCGATCGAGGGACGGATGGATCGTCAGTTCTGGATCGACGTGATCTTTGCCATCGTGCCGCCGCTGTTGCTCATCGTGCTGGTCCTCGGCTCCATTATCAGCGGGGTCGCGACGGTAACGCAGGCTGGCGCTGTAGGCGCGGCAGGCGCCACTGTCATGGCGGGCTACAAGCTGCATGGCGGCGCGCGCAAATACTGGCCGGTGGCGATTTCCATCGTGTCGCTGGCAGCGATCTGGGCGCTGGGAAATGCCTATAACCTGAACGTGCGTCAGCTGGAAACCTCGGGCGATCATGTCGGCGTCTACATGGCAGTCGCCGTGGTCGCCGCCCTGCTGCTGGCGCTTGGATGGAGCACATTGCGCACCTACCGCGTCGATGAAACGCTGCGCGCCGTGATGTTGGAAACCGCAAAGACCTCGGCGCTGGTGTTCATCATCCTTCTGGGCGCAGCGATGCTGATTTCCGCATTCCGCGGGTTTGGCGGTGAACATCTAGTGAAGGATTACCTGACCGGCCTGCCGGGTGGCTTCTGGGGGCAGTTCATCATCATCATGGCGGTGATCTTCCTTCTGGGCTTCTTCCTCGATTTTATCGAGATCGCCATCGTCGTCGTGCCCATCGTCGCCCCGATCCTTTTGATGAACCCCGAGGCGAACGTGACCGCGATCTGGCTCGGCGTGATGATCGGGCTGAACATCCAGACCTCGTTCCTCACACCGCCCTTCGGTTTTGCGCTGTTCTACTTGCGCGGTGTGGCGGACAAATCGGTCAAGACGCTCAGCATGTATAAGGGCGTGATCCCCTTCATCCTCATGCAACTGGGCGCGCTGGTCATCGTGGGCTATGTGCCGCCGCTGGTGAACTATCTGCCCGCACGCATCTCACTGCTGTCAGAAAACGCCCCGCCGCCGCGCAACCCGCGTCTGCAATACTGCGTCGAACAACTTCTGGCTGACCAGATCCCCGCGCAGGAAGTCGCCGTACGCGCGCTGATGGCCGATGTGGCTGCGGTGGATCTGGCGATGCTGCCACAGGGTCGGCAGCGCGACATCGCGCGCGCGCTGGCAGGCTATGACGAGAGCTTCCCGCTGCTGGCCACATTTGAGGCGACAAGCGACGACATCGCTGCGGCATCGCCCGCCTATCGCCCGCAGCATCAGGAGGTCCGTGCGATCAGGCGAGAAGTGGATCGGTTGCAGCGTCAGGCCGAAGCACTGGACCTGCAACGCACCCGCACCCGGGCCGAAACACCCGCAGCAGACCAGACCCGCGCGCGGCTGACCGCGCGCATCGAGGCACTGACCCAGGAAATCGCTGCGATCCGTGCCACGATCCCCGAAGGATGGGAGGCCGCCGAAGACGCGTTTCAGGCATTGAACCGGGCGGAGCAGGATGCCCGCCGCGCCTTCCGGTCGGCTGCCGAACAATCCTACATGGCGATCCGCGACACCGCTGCCGAAATCGCCGCTGCCGGTGAATTCGAAGCCCTGATTCCCGAGGTGGAGGCATTGGTCGCCAGGGTCGGCACGGGCGAAGACCCCGAGGTGCTGGCCGACGCGCTGCGCGCGCTGGAAAGCCAGGCATCCGCGCAGGCCGGCGGCGAAACCCTACGCAGCGCGCTGAGCGATCTGCGCGGGGCGATCAGCGGACGGCGGGCATCGCCGGAAGCGGCGATGGAACTTGCGCCGCAAGCGCTGTCCGTAGCGCAGGCCGAGGCCGCGTGGCGCATGCAGGCGCAACCGACCGCCCTGCCCGCCCTTGCCGCGCTGGAAGCAGAAACCCGCCACACCTTGGGCCTACGCGAACAGCAACGGCTGGAACGCAACACCGCGCTGAGCGTGGCACGCTGCCTGTCTCAACACCGCGACATCTCGCTGAGCTTCTGA
- a CDS encoding TRAP transporter small permease subunit produces MTDPAAPARDMTALALRLFAWGTVTIATAFMFENWLIHWQNLPAARSIFHGGGGLAAAAGYVVAAVVAVMLALRGQAGSLRNDSARISGLVTYLARSAFFIVLLLGVVDVTISFLRIEGLLPLFVSPDLETQLGQAQWRGPYVHMPLAALGLLLGLVTRGLGFIWLALLVVVVQLVIVLGRFIFSYEQAFVSDLVRMWYAGLFLFASAFTLIEEGHVRVDVLFAGMSRRAKAVVNGIGSVVLGMVMMWTILILGTPTSASPIIGPVLRYEQGQQTYGMMTKYWMAVFLAIFAMTMLFQFAAYVLKAAADWRDEPDTTPQTAFVAG; encoded by the coding sequence ATGACTGACCCCGCCGCGCCCGCGCGCGACATGACGGCCCTTGCGCTGCGGCTTTTTGCTTGGGGCACGGTCACCATCGCTACCGCTTTCATGTTCGAAAACTGGCTGATCCACTGGCAAAACCTGCCTGCGGCCCGCAGCATCTTTCACGGTGGTGGCGGGCTGGCGGCGGCGGCAGGCTATGTCGTGGCGGCAGTTGTTGCCGTGATGCTGGCGCTGCGCGGCCAGGCCGGATCGCTGCGCAACGACAGCGCGCGGATCAGCGGGTTGGTGACTTACCTCGCACGTTCCGCCTTCTTCATCGTCTTGCTGCTGGGCGTCGTGGATGTCACCATCTCTTTCCTGCGGATCGAGGGGCTGCTGCCGCTGTTTGTCAGCCCTGACCTCGAAACTCAACTGGGCCAGGCACAGTGGCGCGGGCCCTATGTGCACATGCCGCTGGCCGCACTTGGCCTTCTGCTGGGACTGGTAACGCGGGGGCTGGGGTTCATCTGGCTCGCGCTCCTCGTCGTTGTCGTCCAACTGGTGATCGTGCTGGGCCGCTTCATCTTCTCTTATGAGCAGGCATTCGTATCCGATCTGGTGCGGATGTGGTACGCGGGCCTCTTCCTTTTCGCATCAGCCTTCACGCTGATCGAGGAAGGGCATGTCCGCGTCGATGTGCTGTTTGCGGGCATGTCGCGCCGGGCCAAGGCCGTGGTAAATGGCATAGGCTCAGTCGTCCTTGGCATGGTGATGATGTGGACCATTCTGATCCTTGGCACGCCGACCAGCGCCAGCCCCATCATCGGCCCGGTGCTGCGCTATGAACAGGGCCAACAGACCTATGGCATGATGACAAAATACTGGATGGCGGTGTTTCTGGCGATTTTCGCCATGACAATGTTGTTCCAGTTCGCCGCCTATGTGTTGAAGGCCGCCGCCGATTGGCGCGATGAGCCGGACACCACCCCTCAGACAGCCTTCGTGGCAGGATAA
- a CDS encoding TRAP transporter substrate-binding protein encodes MDRRSFLRTSALGGTAAAASTLAAPAIAQSSTSCVIVSTWPRGLPGLGTGAERLAARITELTDGAIATEYYAAGERVGAFDVFDEVSAGNAQAYHAADYYWKGLHPAWCYVCAVPFGLTSLEQNAWMHHMGGQQLWDELGDDYNIKGFLAGNTGVQMGGWFNKEMNSADDFRGLRMRIPGIGGDMMTNMGVSVVSLPGGQIFESLTSGAIDATEWVGPWNDYFLNLHQAARFYYWPGVHEPGSALSMGFNKSWLTGLPAWQQAAIEAACSEENDKMLSEFNANNGIYLDRLIRDHGVQLRRFNEDIYDAFGDAAEATFDELRQHSDLANRMHESFEVARAQVGGWMNIADVPYLTERNRVLGME; translated from the coding sequence ATGGATCGTCGCTCATTTCTGCGCACGTCGGCACTGGGGGGCACTGCAGCTGCCGCATCCACGCTTGCCGCACCTGCGATTGCCCAAAGCAGCACCAGCTGCGTGATCGTTTCCACCTGGCCACGCGGCCTGCCCGGTCTGGGGACCGGCGCGGAACGTCTGGCCGCGCGGATCACGGAACTGACCGACGGCGCCATTGCAACGGAATACTATGCTGCGGGCGAACGCGTCGGCGCATTCGACGTGTTCGACGAAGTGTCGGCCGGCAATGCGCAGGCCTATCACGCCGCAGATTACTACTGGAAAGGCCTGCACCCGGCCTGGTGCTACGTCTGCGCTGTGCCCTTCGGCCTGACCTCGCTGGAGCAGAACGCCTGGATGCACCACATGGGCGGGCAGCAACTGTGGGACGAACTGGGCGACGATTACAACATCAAGGGTTTCCTGGCGGGCAACACCGGCGTTCAGATGGGTGGCTGGTTCAACAAGGAAATGAACAGCGCCGATGACTTCCGGGGCCTGCGCATGCGCATCCCGGGTATCGGCGGCGACATGATGACGAACATGGGCGTGTCGGTCGTATCACTGCCCGGAGGCCAGATCTTCGAAAGCCTGACCTCGGGCGCGATCGACGCCACCGAATGGGTCGGTCCATGGAACGACTATTTCCTCAACCTGCATCAGGCAGCGCGCTTCTACTACTGGCCCGGCGTGCACGAACCCGGCTCGGCGCTGTCCATGGGCTTCAACAAGTCCTGGCTGACCGGCCTGCCCGCCTGGCAGCAAGCCGCGATCGAAGCGGCCTGCAGCGAAGAAAACGACAAGATGTTGTCTGAGTTCAACGCGAACAACGGGATCTATCTGGACCGTCTGATCCGCGACCATGGCGTGCAACTGCGCCGCTTTAACGAAGACATCTACGATGCCTTCGGCGACGCGGCAGAAGCCACGTTCGACGAGTTGCGCCAGCATTCCGACCTTGCCAACCGCATGCACGAAAGCTTCGAGGTGGCGCGTGCGCAGGTCGGCGGCTGGATGAACATCGCAGACGTCCCCTACCTGACCGAGCGCAACCGCGTTCTGGGTATGGAATAA
- a CDS encoding DMT family transporter has translation MSERDRIVPGTAQTGITPKNTVHIEAPAQPLKAALWMGGAIASFVFMTIAGRAIQIELNSFELMFWRSVIGFWIVIALIVTHPRFRNALPGQRWQIIRPTNPALHLTRNVFHFAGQNLWFYGIMMIPLSQLVAIEFTSPIWVALLSPLVLAERLTRRKLGAAMLGFAGVLLVAQPGLQPINSGHIAGMLAAVGFAMNIMLTKRIMRHDAVLCVLFWMTLLQALFGLILSTLGGFTWPSTEVVPWLFVVGITGLTAHFCLTTALSVAPATTVAPMEFARLPIIALVGVWVYAEALDPWVFAGAVIIFSANWINTRNSAPAR, from the coding sequence ATGTCAGAACGCGACCGTATCGTCCCCGGCACCGCCCAGACAGGCATCACCCCAAAAAACACAGTCCACATCGAAGCTCCGGCGCAGCCACTGAAAGCAGCATTGTGGATGGGGGGCGCGATTGCGTCCTTCGTCTTCATGACCATCGCCGGCCGCGCCATCCAGATCGAGCTGAACAGTTTCGAGCTGATGTTCTGGCGCTCTGTCATCGGCTTTTGGATCGTGATCGCGCTGATCGTCACCCATCCGAGGTTTCGCAACGCCCTGCCCGGGCAGCGCTGGCAGATCATCCGCCCGACCAACCCCGCGCTGCACCTGACCCGCAACGTGTTCCACTTTGCCGGGCAGAACCTGTGGTTCTACGGCATCATGATGATCCCCTTGTCGCAACTGGTCGCGATTGAATTCACCTCGCCGATCTGGGTGGCACTGCTGTCGCCACTGGTGCTGGCCGAACGGCTGACCCGCCGCAAGCTGGGGGCGGCGATGCTGGGATTCGCAGGCGTGCTTCTGGTGGCGCAACCCGGGCTTCAGCCAATCAACAGCGGGCATATCGCGGGGATGCTGGCCGCCGTCGGCTTTGCCATGAACATCATGCTGACCAAACGCATCATGCGTCATGACGCTGTGCTGTGCGTGCTCTTCTGGATGACATTGCTTCAAGCGCTTTTCGGGCTGATCCTGTCGACGCTGGGCGGCTTCACCTGGCCCTCGACCGAAGTGGTGCCCTGGCTTTTCGTCGTGGGCATCACCGGGCTGACGGCGCATTTCTGCCTGACCACGGCACTGAGCGTGGCCCCCGCCACCACGGTCGCCCCAATGGAATTCGCGCGCCTGCCGATCATCGCGCTGGTCGGTGTCTGGGTCTATGCCGAGGCACTGGACCCTTGGGTCTTCGCGGGTGCGGTCATCATTTTCAGCGCGAACTGGATCAATACGCGCAACTCCGCGCCGGCCCGATAA
- the ssb gene encoding single-stranded DNA-binding protein, whose translation MAGSVNKVILIGNLGRDPEVRNFPNGGKVCNLRIATSERWRDKATGENREKTEWHSVAIFAEPLVRVAEQYLRKGSKVYIEGQLETRKWQDQSGADRYSTEVVLRPFRSELTMLDGRNDGAGGGGGDMRGGDPYAGGGGSGGGAAGGAGSRGGRDQGGYSGPSDMDDEIPF comes from the coding sequence ATGGCAGGTTCAGTTAACAAAGTCATCCTGATCGGCAACCTCGGGCGCGATCCCGAAGTGCGGAATTTTCCCAATGGCGGCAAGGTCTGCAACCTGCGGATTGCCACATCCGAACGCTGGCGCGACAAGGCCACTGGCGAGAATCGCGAGAAAACTGAATGGCATTCAGTCGCGATCTTTGCCGAGCCGCTGGTGCGCGTAGCCGAGCAATACCTGCGCAAAGGCTCCAAGGTCTATATCGAGGGGCAGCTGGAAACCCGCAAGTGGCAGGACCAGTCGGGCGCTGACCGCTATTCGACCGAAGTCGTGCTGCGGCCCTTCCGTTCGGAACTGACGATGCTGGACGGCCGCAACGACGGCGCGGGCGGCGGCGGCGGCGACATGCGCGGCGGCGATCCCTATGCTGGCGGCGGCGGCTCTGGGGGCGGGGCAGCAGGCGGCGCTGGATCGCGTGGCGGACGAGATCAAGGCGGCTATTCCGGCCCGTCCGATATGGATGACGAAATCCCGTTCTGA
- a CDS encoding lytic transglycosylase domain-containing protein, with protein sequence MTQVFRAMIFLATLCAVFGAGGAQAQGLDLRASSSSSRGDLFRSQARLLDGRLSEQYSGSVRLLPDSAVPAAPAIPRYTGPYTGAHLATARAAARRHGIPEDLFLRLVHQESRWNTGAVSVKGAIGLAQLMPDTARLLAVDPTDPGQNLDGGARYLRMMYDRFGNWRLALAAYNAGPGAVEQHGGVPPFAETTQYVQIILGTG encoded by the coding sequence ATGACACAGGTTTTCCGGGCAATGATATTTCTCGCGACGCTGTGTGCGGTATTTGGTGCGGGCGGCGCGCAGGCGCAGGGGCTGGATCTGCGCGCGTCCTCCAGTTCGTCGCGCGGTGATCTTTTCCGCAGTCAGGCGCGGCTGCTGGATGGTCGGCTGTCCGAGCAATATTCTGGCTCTGTCAGGCTGCTGCCTGACTCAGCGGTTCCCGCTGCACCCGCAATTCCACGCTATACCGGCCCCTACACGGGGGCGCATCTGGCGACGGCTCGCGCTGCCGCTCGCCGTCATGGCATCCCTGAGGATTTGTTCCTGCGCCTTGTGCATCAGGAGAGCCGGTGGAACACCGGGGCAGTATCGGTCAAGGGGGCGATCGGGCTGGCGCAACTGATGCCTGACACGGCGCGTCTGCTGGCGGTCGATCCGACTGATCCGGGCCAGAACCTGGACGGTGGCGCGCGCTACCTGCGGATGATGTACGACAGGTTTGGCAACTGGCGGCTGGCGCTTGCAGCCTATAACGCGGGTCCTGGCGCGGTCGAGCAGCATGGCGGGGTGCCCCCATTTGCCGAGACCACGCAATATGTGCAGATTATCCTGGGCACGGGCTGA
- a CDS encoding helix-turn-helix domain-containing protein translates to MKHIPETPSRLRITPIARLAVGGKWRVESMRALREPVFLWFTSGQGRITVAGTTRGYGTHNAIYIPPGTLHGFEVGLRAHGTAVFFGSDHSPDLPSAPVHLRIRESGPQKEITGILENIQREADSGRAGSVRAARHHLGLLEVWLERQIGAHDATPASLDRSADCAQRLSARYASLLERDFRTNSTVADYAAALGITPTHLSRVCKATSGRTAHALLQDRIVYEARRLLTETAHPVKDVAHSLGFSTPGYFTRMFQHNTGTTPTAFRKTQPHQPLIPRY, encoded by the coding sequence ATGAAACACATTCCAGAAACCCCTTCGCGCCTGCGCATTACCCCAATTGCTCGTCTGGCCGTGGGCGGCAAATGGCGGGTTGAATCGATGCGCGCCCTGCGCGAGCCGGTTTTCCTGTGGTTCACCTCGGGTCAGGGGCGGATCACCGTCGCGGGCACCACACGCGGCTATGGCACGCACAACGCCATCTATATTCCGCCCGGCACGCTGCACGGGTTCGAGGTCGGACTGCGCGCCCATGGTACTGCTGTGTTCTTCGGGAGCGACCACAGCCCCGACCTTCCCTCCGCGCCGGTACATTTGCGGATCCGCGAAAGCGGCCCTCAGAAAGAGATCACAGGCATTCTGGAAAACATCCAGCGCGAGGCCGACAGCGGTCGCGCCGGGTCGGTCCGCGCCGCCCGCCATCATCTGGGTCTGCTGGAGGTATGGCTGGAACGCCAGATCGGCGCGCATGATGCCACGCCCGCCTCGCTGGACCGTTCCGCCGATTGCGCACAGCGGCTATCAGCGCGATATGCCAGCCTGTTGGAGCGCGATTTCCGCACCAATTCCACCGTTGCCGATTATGCAGCAGCCTTGGGGATCACGCCCACGCATCTGTCCCGGGTGTGCAAGGCCACCTCAGGGCGCACGGCGCATGCGCTGCTTCAGGACCGCATCGTCTATGAGGCGCGGCGTCTGCTGACCGAGACCGCGCATCCGGTGAAGGATGTCGCACACTCGCTCGGATTCTCGACACCCGGCTATTTCACGCGGATGTTCCAGCATAACACCGGCACAACGCCGACCGCGTTCCGCAAAACCCAGCCGCATCAACCACTGATCCCGCGCTACTAA
- the miaA gene encoding tRNA (adenosine(37)-N6)-dimethylallyltransferase MiaA, giving the protein MHLTDAQSLPDPARPVLLAGPTASGKSTLAMAWARAQGRVIVNADALQVYDCWHVLTARPPIRDTDAVPHLLYGHIDRSTAYSVGHWLREVADVLARHSNPVIVGGTGLYFSALTRGLADIPPTPPGVRADADGLLASGGGAAMLAALDPDTRARIDTQNPARIQRAWEVWKTTGRGLASWQDDTAPPLVPLQACTAYVMAAPPDWLSPRVDSRLEAMVQGGALDEVRKNLPFWQQSAPWARAIGAPELTAHLQHQISLSDAVEAAKLATRQYAKRQRTWFRNRMGTWTTVFVNEP; this is encoded by the coding sequence ATGCACCTGACCGATGCCCAATCGCTGCCCGATCCGGCCCGCCCTGTCTTGCTGGCCGGGCCGACTGCGTCGGGCAAGTCCACGCTGGCGATGGCATGGGCGCGGGCGCAGGGCCGGGTGATCGTGAATGCCGATGCGCTGCAGGTTTATGACTGCTGGCACGTCCTGACAGCGCGCCCCCCGATCCGCGATACCGATGCGGTACCGCATCTGCTCTATGGACATATCGACCGCAGCACGGCCTATTCAGTCGGGCACTGGCTGCGCGAGGTCGCAGATGTGCTGGCCCGGCATTCCAATCCGGTCATCGTGGGTGGCACGGGGCTCTATTTCAGCGCGCTGACCCGGGGGCTGGCCGATATTCCGCCCACACCACCCGGGGTGCGGGCTGATGCCGATGGCCTTCTGGCATCGGGCGGGGGCGCAGCGATGCTGGCCGCACTGGACCCCGACACCCGCGCCCGCATCGATACGCAGAACCCCGCCCGAATCCAGCGGGCATGGGAGGTCTGGAAGACCACGGGGCGCGGGCTGGCCAGTTGGCAAGATGACACGGCCCCGCCTCTCGTGCCGCTGCAAGCCTGCACCGCATATGTGATGGCCGCTCCGCCGGACTGGTTGTCGCCGCGAGTCGATTCGCGGCTGGAGGCGATGGTCCAAGGCGGCGCGCTGGACGAAGTGCGCAAAAACCTGCCGTTCTGGCAGCAATCGGCCCCTTGGGCGCGGGCCATAGGTGCGCCGGAGCTAACCGCGCATCTGCAACACCAGATATCGTTGTCTGATGCGGTCGAAGCCGCGAAACTTGCCACGCGGCAGTATGCCAAGCGGCAGCGCACCTGGTTCCGCAACCGGATGGGTACATGGACGACCGTTTTTGTGAATGAACCATAA
- the pyrH gene encoding UMP kinase → MPNPVLPATYRRVMLKISGEALMGDQGYGLHPPTVARIAAEVKSVHDLGVEICMVIGGGNVFRGLQGSAQGMERTTADYMGMLATVMNALAMQSALEALDIHTRVISAIRMDEVAEPYIRRRAVRHLEKKRVCIFAAGTGNPYFTTDTAATLRASEMACEAIFKGTKVDGVYDKDPQKHDDAKHYERITYDEVLQQHLGVMDASAIALARENHLPIIVFSLDEPGGFCGILRGEGTYTRVSD, encoded by the coding sequence ATGCCCAATCCCGTTTTGCCTGCCACTTACCGCCGCGTGATGCTGAAGATCTCGGGCGAGGCGTTGATGGGGGATCAAGGCTATGGGCTGCACCCGCCCACTGTTGCCCGCATCGCCGCCGAGGTGAAATCGGTCCATGATCTCGGCGTCGAAATCTGCATGGTCATTGGCGGAGGCAACGTATTTCGCGGGCTGCAAGGCAGCGCGCAAGGGATGGAGCGGACGACGGCGGATTACATGGGCATGCTGGCCACGGTGATGAACGCGCTTGCGATGCAATCGGCGCTGGAGGCGCTTGATATCCATACCCGCGTGATAAGCGCCATCCGTATGGATGAAGTGGCCGAGCCCTACATCCGCCGCCGCGCCGTGCGCCACCTGGAGAAGAAGCGGGTCTGCATCTTTGCTGCCGGGACCGGCAACCCCTACTTCACCACCGATACCGCCGCGACGCTGCGTGCAAGCGAAATGGCCTGCGAAGCGATCTTCAAGGGCACCAAGGTGGATGGCGTCTATGACAAGGACCCCCAGAAGCATGACGATGCCAAACATTACGAGCGCATCACCTATGATGAGGTGTTGCAGCAACATCTGGGCGTGATGGACGCCAGCGCCATCGCGTTGGCGCGTGAAAACCATTTGCCGATCATCGTGTTCAGTCTTGACGAACCGGGTGGCTTCTGCGGCATCCTGCGCGGCGAGGGGACATATACCCGCGTCAGCGACTGA